TATAATCCAAATTTGTAACCCAATCCAAAATTTTCGGAAAATCTCTTGGAATTATACAAAGCTCTACACATCTATATGCATCTCCCCACGTGCCGCTGAACCATAAAGACTTAATTCAACAAGTACACCCTTAAGTAAGCTGATCACACCACTCAAGAAGACTTCAACCACCCCCTTAAGCTCAAGCTTCAATGCTACTTTCTCGAGCAATTCAATCCGCCTCCATCACAACCCTAGCTATTCATCCTCATTGTATGCTGGTATGCATGCTATTATCATGTTCGGTAATTGGAGGCTTCATTGATATTAACTCATCATATGTTTTCATGTAGAGGTGCTCGTAGACTCCATTCTTCTCAATTATAATCATGCCCCTCCTTAAGACTTCCAGCCTGAACTTTGGGGGGAGCTGGTCTAATGGTACTAGGTCTATTGGCATGCCCAATTCCAACTCCAACTCCACCCTAAGCTTCAATAAATCATCGAATTTTAGCTCCTTAGAGTATACGGCTACATCTATGTCTCTGAATGCGTTTCCACTCAAGAAGCTTCCGAAAATTATTGCAAGCCCCACATCATGCTTCTCCAATACCCCTCTAATCCTATTTAACACTTCCTCCCTCCCCCCCTCCCCGAGGCTATAATACCTATACTTCTCCTCCAATGAGTGCAAGGACATTTTTGAGGAACTCTTCAACACATTTGAAATCTCCCTTTATGTTCTCATAAATGTTTTCATCATTTATCACCCAATATCTGTGTACGAGTAGGTTTCTAAGCCCCATGAATTTAGATAATTCCATGAAAACTTCATTGGAGATCACTTTCCCCTCAACCAATAGCTTGAAGGCATGTATTGGTGTCTCCGGTCTTTGATTGAGCACTTCTCTACATACGTGTAGAGCAATCGATGTTAGGGCTTCCGCTATTGTAATTAAGTGGTATCTTATGGCATACTTCTCAGCTTCTGAAATGTCTTCAAAAGGCTTCTCAACAACTCTTAATATAAACGTTATAGAGCTCCTAACTTCTGAAGCCAACCTTGAAATGTACTCCTTGCTAACTTTCAATTAGCCAAGCACCTTGAAGTCTCAAAAGATAATCATGCTTAACTGCTATTCTCAACTAAAATTCTAATTTTATTTGCAATTGTTGAGTTATGCTCTTGTTTTCCAATGTTATCATTATATTATTGCCCTTTAAACCGCTTCTCTATGTATTGGAATGTGAATGTTTAGAGTTCAATGCAACAATACCCTCCCCATTTCATAAATTTGCATAATTTAGTAGATTTTGAGGTATTCAGGCTTATTTATCTCCATAAACCCCAAATACATTATATAATCCAAATCTTTAACCCAATCCAAAATTTTTGGGAATATTTTAGTTAACATGTTGTTTTTAACTAGGCTTTTAACCTTCTCAAACCCTTGCTTCAAAGCTTCCCTACGTGGAGTAATAGTTAATATTTCGATTAACCTTCTAAGCATATCTAGAACTGTCTCGTTAACTATTACACCATTCTTTCTCGTGTAGGTTAGGCATGCCCTAAAAAGCCCCCTTTCAAATGGGTTTAATTTGCGAATATTACCATTCCTACAAGCCTTAACCCAAACACACTTAAGCTCAAAGTAATCTATGCAATCCATGGGCATGCCTAACCTAAACAATAAATACACATGAAAATTATAAAAGACTTTCCACAAAAATCTCTAAAATTACAGTTTAACCGCATAATAACTTTATTTTGAATTGTGCTTCAATCGTTGTTAACATTGTGCTATTGCCCTCCTGACTGCTTCCCTATGTATTGGAGTTTGCCATGCTACATGCCTGCCTACGCCCAATTCTATGTTCCTCTCCGGTGGTGGTTCATCAATCCAGCTTCTCTCATCTCTAGCTGGGATGTTGTCAACAATTAAATTCAGCTCAACTAATCTATTGAGGAGGGGCATCTTCTCTCTAGCCAATAGCGTATCAGGATCTTCAACAGCTTTAAGAAGCCACCCCCTCTCATCACTATCAAGAGATGATATAAATATCTCAAGCTTCTTGGATTCTGCAAGACTCCTAATGGTAAACTCCACATCCCACTTCGACTCGTAGAGCTGTGCAAGCACTCTTGGATTACCACCAGTCAATCTCCATACATTTTCAATTGGAGGTTTATCCCCCAATATCTCTTCGTATAGCTCTTTAAAGCCACTCTCACCCATATTCCACATGGGCTTCAGCCAAGCCCACAAATGTCTACCAATCTCCATTCTTGAAGCTCCCTCACTGGTGGCTGCAATGGCGGCGATGACATCGTAACTCTTCGGGGGGTACTCTATCAATTCAAGTAGACCTTTCACTGTAAATGAAGATTCTCTAGCACCAATATATTGGAAGACATCATCAATGATGATGGCAAGCTTCCTTCTCCCATGTTCAATAGCCTCCTTTGCAAAATCTATAATACTCCACACAAGCTTGGCTAATGCATAATCGGAGGAAGAGCTCCTTAAGACATCTAAAGCCCGTTGCTTCAAGCTCTTAACGCCAACTTCAACCTCAAACATCCTTCTCAATGGATTGAAATATATTACTCCAAAGCCCCACTCCTTGAAAAACTCCACTGCTTGTAGAAGCCATGAAGTCTTTCCACAACCCTCAGGACCATACACTACGATGGGGAACCTAGTCCCCCTCTCAGCGATTTCCTCAATTTGCTTAATAGCTCTACATCTATCGGTAAATTCTATTTCTAAACCCCTCGCAAAGGGTAATTTAACCCTCCTCAAAACATTTCACCTTACAAGCATAATAAACCCCATAAATCTCAAAATGATCAATGTAATTCATGAGCATTCCCAAACCTATAACAAACCTATATTCATGAAACTTATAAAATGTTCTCTAAACCATTGAATTTCAATTCTATGTTGAATGTATTTTTAGTGGCGTGTATTCTTGTCTTGCAGTCACGATCCATATTCCATACTCCCCCGCCTTCTCCACGGCTTTGGGCGTTGCAGTCATAGTGTATATGACTTTTATCATTTTAGGCTTTAAGAGTTCAGGCTTCTTATTCCTCAGAAAATTGATCTTCCCTTCCAATTCATCAACCAATGCATGCCCAAGCCTCACAGTAACCTCACCTAATACGCACACATCGCCACTCACACCATAAATGTTCATTTCAAAATCCTCAATGGAGAGTCTATCGAGCTTCACATTGATCCCAAGTTCCCTCAACCTATAACCCACAACTTCCCAAGCTTCCTCCTCTTCACTTATAGCAAACCTATCCAGCGTTGTCCTTATCCTTCGCACTTCCATCCATAAAGCTTCCTGCCCTCTCCAAAGCCTATTCTGTCCCTCTCTTAATGCTTTAATT
This sequence is a window from Candidatus Methanomethylicota archaeon. Protein-coding genes within it:
- a CDS encoding DUF86 domain-containing protein yields the protein MKVSKEYISRLASEVRSSITFILRVVEKPFEDISEAEKYAIRYHLITIAEALTSIALHVCREVLNQRPETPIHAFKLLVEGKVISNEVFMELSKFMGLRNLLVHRYWVINDENIYENIKGDFKCVEEFLKNVLALIGGEV
- a CDS encoding nucleotidyltransferase domain-containing protein: MLKSSSKMSLHSLEEKYRYYSLGEGGREEVLNRIRGVLEKHDVGLAIIFGSFLSGNAFRDIDVAVYSKELKFDDLLKLRVELELELGMPIDLVPLDQLPPKFRLEVLRRGMIIIEKNGVYEHLYMKTYDELISMKPPITEHDNSMHTSIQ
- a CDS encoding ATP-binding protein → MRRVKLPFARGLEIEFTDRCRAIKQIEEIAERGTRFPIVVYGPEGCGKTSWLLQAVEFFKEWGFGVIYFNPLRRMFEVEVGVKSLKQRALDVLRSSSSDYALAKLVWSIIDFAKEAIEHGRRKLAIIIDDVFQYIGARESSFTVKGLLELIEYPPKSYDVIAAIAATSEGASRMEIGRHLWAWLKPMWNMGESGFKELYEEILGDKPPIENVWRLTGGNPRVLAQLYESKWDVEFTIRSLAESKKLEIFISSLDSDERGWLLKAVEDPDTLLAREKMPLLNRLVELNLIVDNIPARDERSWIDEPPPERNIELGVGRHVAWQTPIHREAVRRAIAQC